In Bradyrhizobium sp. WD16, the genomic stretch CAGGACGCGCCGAGATGCAGATGAAAATTGGCAAACCTGGTGACGCGACTGATGGAGTCCGGCGGTGGGGTCGATCCGGCCTGACGGAAGCGCCGGGCCTGCTGCCATTTGGCCGCATCCGGCAGCGCGTAGTAGTTGTCGTAGGCGCCGGGATAGCCGCGGACGCGCATGACCGGTAACGACGCCAGCGCGGTGCGCCGGGCAAACAGGTGAACGTCGGCGGCGCCGGATTCGAGGGCGACCGCTGCGGCGTCGAACGCCGAGGCGGCGCTGCCGAGCACGGCCACCGACTTGCCGCGCAGCGCCGCGAAATCGACCGGATCGGAGGTGTGGGCATAGAGATCGGCCGGCAGATTGTCGCGCAACAGCACCGGAATGTTCGGCGCACCGCTGCCGTCGACGCCGTTGGCGAGGATGAGCTTTCGCGCCGTCTCCACCGTGTCGCCGGCGGGACCCGACAGGTGAAGCCGCAGATGATCGGCCGCAGGCTCCACCCGCTTCAGACGGGTACCGAAACGCACCGGCACGTCGACAGTGCTGCGGAACCAGTTGAGATAGGCCGCCCAGTCGGTGCGCGCGATGCGGTCGATCGCGGCATAGGCACTGGCGCCGTGACGGGATTCGTACCAGGCCTGGAAGCTCAGGCCGGGCAGGCCAAGGTCCGGTCCCACCAGATTTTTCGGTGTCCGCAGCTTGTGCATGCGGGCGCGCGACAGCCAGACGCCGGCTTCGGTCTCCTCAGAAGCCCGCTCCAGCACGGTGACCTCGCCGATTCCCGCCCGCCGCAGCGCGAACGCGAAGGTGGTCCCCGACTGGCCGCCGCCGATGATGGCGACGTTGTGGTCGATGCCGGTCTGGCGCGGGACCCAGTTGTCGGGCGCCGGCCCGATCAGGCGCAGGGTTTCGCGGGCGGTGAAATCGGGATCTGTCGTCGACATGGGATCAGGGCATCAATCGTGAAGTTGCGGGAAGTCGTAGCGCTCCGCCAGAATCGCGAGAATGCGATCCGTCGCATCGAGATAGCGATGGCCATTGGCGATCTTGGCGTCCGCCGGCACCGGCACGGTATCGGCGAACACCAGGACCGGCAGCGACTGGTGCTGCTCACCGAGCAGTTCGACCAGCACCCGGCGGGGCTTCGGGAA encodes the following:
- a CDS encoding NAD(P)-binding domain-containing protein, which gives rise to MSTTDPDFTARETLRLIGPAPDNWVPRQTGIDHNVAIIGGGQSGTTFAFALRRAGIGEVTVLERASEETEAGVWLSRARMHKLRTPKNLVGPDLGLPGLSFQAWYESRHGASAYAAIDRIARTDWAAYLNWFRSTVDVPVRFGTRLKRVEPAADHLRLHLSGPAGDTVETARKLILANGVDGSGAPNIPVLLRDNLPADLYAHTSDPVDFAALRGKSVAVLGSAASAFDAAAVALESGAADVHLFARRTALASLPVMRVRGYPGAYDNYYALPDAAKWQQARRFRQAGSTPPPDSISRVTRFANFHLHLGASWRDVRHQGGKAIIATASERLGFDFVIAGTGYVTDVAARDELRDVAGDILLWRDRFLPPPDQRDEALGAYPYLGAGHEYLEKQPGRAPYLKNIHVFNPGAFVSFGLPVGDVPSFRRDIPGVVARISHDLFFADLAVHEARINGPIADDFSPDLYADAVWRPAVAHVASA
- a CDS encoding DUF3088 domain-containing protein, producing MSRARLYLLSPGFEDPSRPGRFFVCPHCNTIEGLLKSFPGLATQLDVFRLPFPKPRRVLVELLGEQHQSLPVLVFADTVPVPADAKIANGHRYLDATDRILAILAERYDFPQLHD